A stretch of the Streptomyces sp. NBC_00654 genome encodes the following:
- a CDS encoding glycoside hydrolase family 6 protein: protein MSRTSRTALRRSRTSLIAAAALVAAAAGTAGATPFGASAAAPGCTVDYTIQNQWNGGFTSAVSVTNIGEALSGWQLEWTFAGGERITQGWNAAVSQNGTSVTAKNVTYNGALASGASATFGFNATAGGSSAVPAAFKLNGVTCDADPTGPVDPTDPTSRADNPYAGARVYVNPEWAAKAGTEPGGDRIADEPTGVWLDRTAAIEGVNGGMGLRDHLDAALVQKGDGELVVQLVIYNLPGRDCAALASNGELGPNDLGRYRTEYIDPIAAILGDAKYAGLRIVTTVEIDSLPNLVTNTGSRPTATPACDTMKANGNYVKGVGYALNKLADAPNVYNYIDAGHHGWIGWDDNFAPSADTFKQAATAEGATVGDVHGFITNTANYSALKEENFTIGDSVNGTSVRQSKWVDWNRYTDELSFAQAFRTKLVSVGFDSGIGMLIDTSRNGWGGTARPTGPGATTSVDTYVDGGRYDRRIHMGNWCNQSGAGLGERPQAAPEAGIDAYVWMKPPGESDGSSKEIPNEEGKGFDRMCDPTYPGNVRNGNNMPGALPNAPISGQWFSAQFQELMKNAHPAL from the coding sequence ATGAGCCGCACGAGCCGCACCGCACTGCGCCGATCACGTACGTCCCTCATCGCCGCGGCGGCCCTGGTCGCCGCTGCGGCGGGCACCGCCGGAGCCACGCCCTTCGGGGCCTCCGCCGCGGCGCCCGGATGCACCGTCGACTACACGATCCAGAACCAGTGGAACGGCGGGTTCACCAGCGCCGTCAGCGTCACCAACATCGGCGAGGCGCTCTCCGGCTGGCAGTTGGAGTGGACGTTCGCCGGCGGCGAGCGGATCACCCAGGGCTGGAACGCCGCCGTCTCGCAGAACGGCACGTCCGTCACCGCGAAGAACGTCACGTACAACGGTGCCCTCGCCTCCGGCGCCTCGGCCACCTTCGGGTTCAACGCGACGGCCGGCGGCAGCAGCGCCGTCCCCGCGGCGTTCAAGCTGAACGGGGTGACGTGCGACGCCGACCCCACGGGCCCGGTCGATCCCACCGATCCCACCTCCCGCGCCGACAACCCGTACGCGGGCGCCCGGGTCTATGTGAACCCGGAGTGGGCGGCGAAGGCGGGCACCGAGCCCGGCGGCGACCGGATCGCCGACGAGCCCACCGGGGTCTGGCTCGACCGGACCGCCGCCATCGAGGGCGTCAACGGCGGGATGGGCCTGCGCGACCACCTGGACGCAGCCCTGGTGCAGAAGGGCGACGGCGAACTCGTCGTCCAGCTCGTCATCTACAACCTGCCCGGCCGGGACTGCGCGGCACTGGCCTCCAACGGCGAGCTCGGGCCGAACGATCTGGGCCGGTACAGGACGGAGTACATCGACCCGATAGCGGCGATCCTCGGCGACGCGAAGTACGCGGGGCTGCGCATCGTGACCACGGTCGAGATCGACTCCCTGCCGAACCTGGTCACCAACACCGGCAGCCGCCCGACCGCCACCCCCGCCTGCGACACGATGAAGGCCAACGGGAACTACGTGAAGGGCGTCGGCTACGCCCTGAACAAACTGGCTGACGCACCCAATGTCTACAACTACATCGACGCCGGGCACCACGGCTGGATCGGCTGGGACGACAACTTCGCCCCGTCGGCCGACACCTTCAAGCAGGCGGCGACCGCCGAGGGCGCCACGGTCGGCGACGTGCACGGCTTCATCACCAACACGGCCAACTACAGCGCGCTCAAGGAGGAGAACTTCACCATCGGCGACTCCGTCAACGGAACCTCCGTACGCCAGTCGAAGTGGGTCGACTGGAACCGCTACACCGACGAACTGTCCTTCGCCCAGGCCTTCCGCACCAAGCTCGTCTCGGTCGGCTTCGACTCGGGCATCGGGATGCTGATCGACACCTCCCGCAACGGCTGGGGCGGCACGGCACGCCCCACCGGCCCCGGCGCGACCACCAGCGTGGACACGTACGTCGACGGCGGCCGCTACGACCGGCGCATCCACATGGGCAACTGGTGCAACCAGTCCGGAGCGGGCCTCGGCGAGCGGCCCCAGGCGGCACCCGAAGCGGGAATCGACGCCTACGTCTGGATGAAGCCGCCGGGCGAGTCCGACGGCTCCAGCAAGGAGATCCCGAACGAGGAGGGCAAGGG
- a CDS encoding MarR family winged helix-turn-helix transcriptional regulator, producing MLPDLSGPADPAPGEVASALTAVLPVLLRAADRRVERDYAHPKPSEGQLALLRLVTEQDGITVRRAAETLLMKPNNVSAMVSQLIGGGLLERKQDPADRRVAHLHTTERAREHSTAVDTLFSACVEEGLRSLGDDEVAAIARALPGLSALARQVRSAAG from the coding sequence ATGCTTCCCGACCTCTCCGGCCCGGCCGACCCCGCCCCCGGCGAGGTCGCCTCGGCGCTCACCGCCGTACTCCCTGTGCTCCTGCGGGCGGCGGACCGCCGGGTCGAACGGGATTACGCCCACCCCAAGCCGTCGGAGGGCCAGCTCGCCCTGCTGCGACTGGTGACGGAGCAGGACGGCATCACCGTCAGGCGGGCGGCCGAGACCCTGCTCATGAAGCCGAACAACGTGAGCGCGATGGTGTCCCAGCTGATCGGCGGAGGTCTCCTGGAGCGGAAGCAGGATCCCGCCGACCGGAGGGTGGCCCATCTGCACACCACCGAGCGGGCCCGCGAACACAGCACCGCCGTGGACACACTGTTCAGCGCCTGCGTCGAGGAAGGACTCCGGTCCCTGGGGGACGACGAGGTCGCCGCCATCGCCCGCGCCCTGCCCGGCCTCTCCGCACTCGCGCGACAGGTCCGCTCCGCCGCGGGCTGA